The bacterium DNA segment ACCCATGAACAGATTCATGTACACGAAGTAACGCTGGTAGCCCGACTCGTGACCCATGTAGCCCACCGAGTACACGTGGATCCAAAAACCCACGAACGTCACCACGAACATCATCACCGACGACAACGGGTCCAGCAGAAAGCCCATCGGAATCTGAAGGTCCGCTAGTCTGGCGACGCTATCGGCGGCATCGGCGGCGTGGGTCGCGCCTGCGATCTCGAGCAACCCGGCCGGAATCCACAGATAGACGATCTTCTCGAAGACCTCCTGGCCGCTGGTCAGAAACTCACCGATCACTCCGAGGGCGACCAAGAGTGCAGCTCCGACCGATCCGCAGGCGATCCAGGTCGCTCCGGTCTTCGAGACCCGATTGCGCAATACCACCCCGTTGAGAAACGCTCCGACGAACGGCAGCAGGGGAACGAGCCAGATCCAGTCCCTCATCCCAGGAGCTCCCTGGCGCTGTCAAGCTGGGTCGTACTGCGCAGTCTGAAAAGAGCCAGGAGAATCCCGAGGCCCACAGCCGCCTCACCGGCGGCCACCGCAATGGTGAAGATCACGAAGATCTGCCCCGTTAGGTTGCCGTGCTGAAACGAGAACGCAATCAAGTTCAAGTTGGCCGCATTGAGCACCAGCTCGATCGACATCAAGACGGTGATCATGTTGCGTCGCACGAGAATCCCGGTAACCCCGATCGCGAATAGAACGAAGCTCAGAACCAGGTAGTGCTGCGTACCGATTTCCAGCATCGCTACTGCTTTCTCCCCAGAACCACGGCGCCGATCATGGCCACCAACAGGAATACCGAGACGATCTCGAACGGCAACAGGTAGTCCCGATAGAGACTCCAGGCGACCGCCTGGGAGTTCCCCAAGGCCTCTCCGTCGACCTCGACGAAAGCGGGAGGCGCGGCCTGGGTGGGCGCAAACGCCATGCCGACGAAGAGGGTCCCGAACAGCCCGAGGAGTAGCAGGCCCACGATCACCGCCAATGGGGCGTTCTGGCCAAACAGCCGTGACTCCTTCAACCGATGAAGATTCACCAACATGATCACGAAGAGAAACAGGACCATGATGCCGCCGCCGTAGACGAACACCTGGACAAACGCCAGGAACTCCGCGTGGCGCAGCAGAAAGAGCGAAGCAAGGCTCAAGAACGTCACCAGCAGGGCGATGGCGCCATACATCGGGTTGCGCATCGTGATCACGAAACACGCCGCCACCACCGCAACCGCTGCAAACAGATAGAACAGGATCGCCGGCCCGTGTACGGTCAGGAACTCCAAGAGACCTCCCCAACAGCCAGGCACTTCGTGCCAACGGAGCACCATGATGAGCGTGAAGCGTGCCTCAGATCGGCCCGCCTGCGACGACGACCTACCGAGGCGTACGTGATGTACGCCGCAGGCAGGGAGGAGCCGAAGCCGGGGCTAGATGAGGTGCGATCCGCGCTCATCACGTGACCTCCTCATCGGTGTATTCCGGCCTTATCTTCCACTCCTGCAATTCGTCGATGTCGACATAGAGGTTCTGCCAGCGCTCGTAGGACGCCAGCTCGTAGGTCTTCGAGCTCAACCAGATCGACTTGGGCTCGGTGGGACAGGCTTCTTCGCACAGGCCGCAGAACATGCAGCGTTGAACGTCGATGTCAAAGCGGTCGAGAACCTTCTCCTTCTTCTCCGTCGCCGGATTCATCTCCTGATGCCAGTCGATATAGATGATGTCGATCGGGCAGTCGCGAGCGCACAGCGTGCACTTGATGCAGCGGTCCTCGTCCAACCTGAACATGCCGCGGAAGCGGTGAGCCGGCTCCAGACGCTCCTCCGGATACTGAACCGTGACCTTCTTCTTGAACATGGTCCGGAACGTAATGCTCAACCCCGCAAAAAGGTCGAGGAGCATGAAACGCTCGAGAAAGCCCTTGGCTACGCTCATCGGTTGAGTCCTACCTGAGAATCTTGATCAGTCCCGTCGCGAAGACGTTGAAGAGCGAAAGCGGGATCAGCCACTTCCAACCCAGGTCCATGAGTTGATCGAAGCGGTAGCGGGGGAAGGTCCCACGAAACCAGATGTACATAAAGAGAAATGCGCCGAGCTTGATCGAGAACCAGATCAAGCCGACGAGTCCCGCGGGCAAGAAGGCGAGATCCAGGAAGGCCAGCGCCTCGACGTTCGGAAATGGGCGCAGCCAGCCACCGAAAAAGAGCGTGACCGCAAGCGCCGAGACGACAATCATGTTGGCGTACTCGCCCAGAAAGAACAGCGCGAATCGCATGCCTGTGTATTCGGTGTGAAAACCCGCGACCAACTCCGACTCGGCTTCAGGAAGATCGAACGGATTGCGATTCGATTCCGCGACGCCGGCGACCAGATAGATGAAGAACGCCAAGATCTGCGGAAAAACGAACCACATCCCGCTGTCTCGCTGCGCCTCGACGATGCCGGTCAGTGACATCGTGCCGGCGAGCAGCAGCGGCCCCACGATCGCAAAGCCCTGCGGCACCTCATAGGAGATCATCTGCGCCGCCGAGCGCAGACCACCCAGGAGGGAGAACTTCGAGTTCGAAGCCCAGCCTCCGATGATCAAGCCGTAGACTCCGATCGTCGCGAGCGCGACCACGAACAGCACACCGACGTTGATATCGGTGATCATGAAGTTCAGCCCGCCCTCTTGGGCCGCGGGCGGCCCGAACGGAATCACCGAGAGAATCACCAGCGCCGGAGCCACGACCAGGCAAGGGGCCAGGATGAACGCCCACTTGACCGCTCGATTCGGGATCACATCCTCTTTGACCAGGAGCTTCATGATGTCGGCAATCGGCTGGAAGAGCCCCCAGGGACCTACCCGATTCGGGCCCAGCCTCACCTGCATGAAGCCCAGGATCTTGCGCTCGGCCAGGACCAAGTAGCTGATCAGTGGTAGGACGCCCACAAACACCACCGCCGCGATCTTGATCGCCGGCGACAAGGCGTAGAAAAACAGCGTCGGACCGAGCAGGTCGTGAACCGGTTGCAGGGGTCCGAGCATCAGCGATCGATCTCCCCCAGGACAATGTCAACGGTGCCGATGATCGCTACCATATCCGCCAGGAGCTGCCCCTTGGCAAGAACCGGCAGCACCTGGAGATTCATGAAACACGGTGGACGAACTCGACACCGGTATGGGTTCGGCTTGCCATCGCCGACGATATAGAAACCGATCTCGCCCTTGGGCCCCTCGATCGAGTGATAGGCCTCACAATCCTTGGGCGCTTTGAGAACGCGCAGCTTCTTCGCCATGATCGGACCATCGGGCAGCTTCTCCAGACATTGCCCGACAATCTTGGTGCTCTCACGCATCTCGTCCATGCGTTGCAGGTAGCGATCGTAGGTGTCGCAGTTGTAGTAGACCGGCACTTCGAAATCGACCTCACCGTAGGCTTCGTAGGGCTTCGCCTTGCGCAGGTCCCAATCGATGCCGCTCGCTCGAAGCATGGGTCCGGTCACGCCGTACTCGAGCGCTACCTCCGGCGGCAGGACCCCTACCCCGACCGTGCGCTTCTTCCAGATCCGATTGTTGGTGAGCAGGCCCTCGTACTCTTCGATCTTCTCCGGGAAGGTGCCGATGAACTCGGCGCAGCGCTCCGCCCAGCCGATTGTCAGATCGTAAGGCTGCCCCCCGGGGCGCATGCAGTTGAGCGTCAACCGCGCTCCGCAGTACTCCTCGAAAAGATCCAGGATGATCTCGCGTTCACGGAAGGTGTAGAAAAACGGCGTCATCGCGCCGATATCGATGGCATGAGTCGCCAGCCACAGAAGGTGGCTCGAGATCCGCTGCAGCTC contains these protein-coding regions:
- a CDS encoding NADH-quinone oxidoreductase subunit D, whose translation is MDIHDTSTVERETLFGLEEMELNFGPQHPSTHGVLRMKLKVDGERIVDCYPIIGYLHRGTEKLFELHPFFQNVPHTDRIDYVAAATNNLAYVGAVEKLVGLTPPPRARYIRTILAELQRISSHLLWLATHAIDIGAMTPFFYTFREREIILDLFEEYCGARLTLNCMRPGGQPYDLTIGWAERCAEFIGTFPEKIEEYEGLLTNNRIWKKRTVGVGVLPPEVALEYGVTGPMLRASGIDWDLRKAKPYEAYGEVDFEVPVYYNCDTYDRYLQRMDEMRESTKIVGQCLEKLPDGPIMAKKLRVLKAPKDCEAYHSIEGPKGEIGFYIVGDGKPNPYRCRVRPPCFMNLQVLPVLAKGQLLADMVAIIGTVDIVLGEIDR
- a CDS encoding NADH-quinone oxidoreductase subunit I, which codes for MSVAKGFLERFMLLDLFAGLSITFRTMFKKKVTVQYPEERLEPAHRFRGMFRLDEDRCIKCTLCARDCPIDIIYIDWHQEMNPATEKKEKVLDRFDIDVQRCMFCGLCEEACPTEPKSIWLSSKTYELASYERWQNLYVDIDELQEWKIRPEYTDEEVT
- the nuoH gene encoding NADH-quinone oxidoreductase subunit NuoH, with the translated sequence MLGPLQPVHDLLGPTLFFYALSPAIKIAAVVFVGVLPLISYLVLAERKILGFMQVRLGPNRVGPWGLFQPIADIMKLLVKEDVIPNRAVKWAFILAPCLVVAPALVILSVIPFGPPAAQEGGLNFMITDINVGVLFVVALATIGVYGLIIGGWASNSKFSLLGGLRSAAQMISYEVPQGFAIVGPLLLAGTMSLTGIVEAQRDSGMWFVFPQILAFFIYLVAGVAESNRNPFDLPEAESELVAGFHTEYTGMRFALFFLGEYANMIVVSALAVTLFFGGWLRPFPNVEALAFLDLAFLPAGLVGLIWFSIKLGAFLFMYIWFRGTFPRYRFDQLMDLGWKWLIPLSLFNVFATGLIKILR
- a CDS encoding NADH-quinone oxidoreductase subunit J; this encodes MEFLTVHGPAILFYLFAAVAVVAACFVITMRNPMYGAIALLVTFLSLASLFLLRHAEFLAFVQVFVYGGGIMVLFLFVIMLVNLHRLKESRLFGQNAPLAVIVGLLLLGLFGTLFVGMAFAPTQAAPPAFVEVDGEALGNSQAVAWSLYRDYLLPFEIVSVFLLVAMIGAVVLGRKQ
- the nuoK gene encoding NADH-quinone oxidoreductase subunit NuoK, with the translated sequence MEIGTQHYLVLSFVLFAIGVTGILVRRNMITVLMSIELVLNAANLNLIAFSFQHGNLTGQIFVIFTIAVAAGEAAVGLGILLALFRLRSTTQLDSARELLG